Proteins from one Romboutsia sp. CE17 genomic window:
- the mreD gene encoding rod shape-determining protein MreD, whose product MKRFLLCLIGILLVIIEGSITNYIDIFGVSFSLVLIYCTIISLYFDDLEAGIIGAIIGITKDITLGGIFGINALVLFSICYGISSLRNKIYKESYVTIATLVIITSIFDSMVNITATTLVYNSYGILTMVLKGIFIIPIINSILSLIIYGVFKQNILKLKEE is encoded by the coding sequence ATGAAAAGATTTTTACTTTGTCTTATAGGCATACTGCTTGTAATTATCGAAGGTAGCATTACAAATTACATAGATATATTTGGTGTTAGTTTTAGTTTAGTATTAATTTATTGTACCATAATATCCTTATATTTTGACGATTTAGAAGCAGGAATTATAGGTGCTATAATAGGTATAACTAAGGATATAACCCTAGGAGGAATTTTTGGTATAAATGCTTTAGTTTTATTTTCTATATGTTATGGAATTAGTTCTTTAAGAAATAAAATATACAAAGAAAGTTATGTTACAATCGCAACACTAGTAATTATAACTAGTATATTTGATTCTATGGTAAATATAACAGCTACTACCTTAGTTTACAATAGTTATGGAATACTAACGATGGTATTAAAGGGTATATTTATTATACCAATAATAAATAGTATATTAAGCTTAATTATATACGGTGTATTTAAGCAAAATATATTAAAGCTTAAAGAAGAGTAG
- a CDS encoding penicillin-binding transpeptidase domain-containing protein — protein sequence MDDKKVNDRFIIIKNMLLIIFAVILVKIVYMASFKYDYYTELAENKTYKEIPIKASRGEIKDRYGRVLATTKNQFTVQVSADGISKTDENKNSKANEISLRLINLLEKNGEEYEDNFPIYVENGKYYYTYDREIKEYKESNGIPQDLNAKESFYYLVDKAIDEGILSPEDKRLEASKLQAKLNKNAIYPPILVSKWMFTAEKNKVDWLASYKIDESGISAEEAFNEIRNYYSDKTTLPLNKGISASDARKVLIVRDLLKSQGYSRYNPVTIAQGIKESTISQIEENLIDMPGVSVSSEPVRYYPNGTLAAHVLGHIGKIPSSSESKYLENGYLKSDLVGLAGIEKSYEEKLRGTDGYKKVQVDALGKITKEIEVSEPESGETVYLTIDKDLQEVAEDSLKRTLKFASEGGTFESQYGNRTSGGTAPNAKSGALIAIDVKTGDVLASVSYPSYDPNLFTKGSVSYEEYKDLEPENKNDYLAPSKQLNLVTQGIFQPGSTFKLITGMAALENGLDPNYTINDTGVVYFGKKAGSRPFADLIWHKSRGNHGATNLYKAIQESCNIYFYTIGSGNNLIGGSSPGIDMGPEKILETAKLFGLNEKTGLYKEIEELGGTVPTMDQKLKSIQTLLKSYLNKNMANDFTDITKEKNPEEFESRVDTIVSWAEEDEAPGRVEVINRLIKMKVKEERAEALADDIVFDYLNQAKWTEADTFNLAIGQGENAYTPAQIARYVAAIANGGNLVDLSVVKKSISSDYKDVEEGTDEVKKIDFKDSDNLKELVEGMKRMTTLSSAKSIFDTLPVSVAAKTGTAEKSGKIPTANEEEYLLSHMDSYGVSKEEAVSLSNKLIKEREEELSKERELEIKEKLKDKELDEKERKELEDELAEGVSVKLEDTDKVKSSYLRKAIKELNPKITDDDIDQFKSSYDPFAWSVAFAPADDPEIAVVVMIPQGATSTYALLPVREVIGAYMGLNKDTNKTETNEENTEEKNGILEDKDINFGSQIKN from the coding sequence ATGGACGATAAAAAAGTAAATGATAGATTTATAATTATAAAAAATATGTTACTTATAATTTTTGCAGTAATACTAGTTAAAATTGTATATATGGCTTCATTTAAGTATGACTATTATACAGAGCTAGCTGAGAATAAGACGTATAAAGAAATACCTATAAAGGCATCAAGAGGTGAAATAAAGGATAGGTATGGAAGAGTATTAGCTACAACTAAAAATCAATTCACAGTTCAGGTATCAGCGGATGGTATAAGTAAAACAGATGAAAATAAAAATAGTAAAGCTAATGAAATATCATTAAGACTAATAAATTTATTAGAAAAAAATGGAGAAGAATACGAAGATAATTTTCCTATATATGTTGAAAATGGAAAATATTATTACACGTATGATAGAGAAATAAAAGAATATAAAGAAAGTAACGGAATACCTCAAGATCTAAATGCTAAAGAATCTTTTTACTATTTAGTAGACAAAGCAATAGATGAAGGTATATTATCACCTGAAGATAAAAGATTAGAAGCTTCGAAGTTGCAAGCTAAATTAAATAAAAATGCAATATATCCGCCTATATTAGTAAGTAAATGGATGTTCACTGCAGAAAAAAATAAGGTGGACTGGTTAGCTTCATACAAGATAGATGAAAGTGGAATTAGTGCAGAAGAAGCTTTTAATGAAATAAGAAATTATTATAGTGATAAGACTACGTTGCCATTAAATAAAGGGATTAGTGCATCTGATGCTAGAAAGGTACTTATTGTAAGAGATTTATTAAAATCTCAAGGTTACTCTAGATATAATCCGGTTACTATAGCACAAGGTATAAAGGAATCTACGATATCACAAATAGAAGAAAATCTTATAGATATGCCAGGGGTGTCTGTGTCTAGTGAACCTGTAAGATATTATCCTAATGGAACCCTTGCAGCACATGTATTAGGACATATAGGAAAAATTCCTTCAAGTAGTGAAAGTAAATATTTAGAAAATGGATACTTAAAAAGTGACTTAGTTGGTCTTGCGGGTATAGAGAAAAGTTATGAAGAAAAATTGCGTGGTACTGATGGTTATAAGAAGGTACAAGTTGATGCTTTAGGTAAGATTACTAAAGAAATTGAAGTTTCTGAACCTGAGTCTGGAGAAACTGTATACTTAACTATAGATAAAGATCTTCAAGAAGTTGCAGAAGATTCTTTAAAAAGAACCTTAAAATTTGCTAGTGAAGGCGGGACTTTTGAAAGTCAATATGGAAATAGAACTTCTGGAGGGACTGCACCAAATGCAAAATCAGGAGCACTAATTGCAATAGATGTAAAGACTGGTGATGTTTTAGCATCAGTAAGTTACCCATCATATGATCCTAATCTGTTTACAAAAGGAAGCGTATCGTATGAGGAATATAAAGATCTAGAACCTGAAAATAAAAATGATTATCTAGCTCCAAGTAAACAATTAAACTTAGTTACTCAAGGAATATTTCAACCGGGTTCTACATTTAAATTGATTACGGGTATGGCCGCTCTTGAAAATGGATTGGATCCAAACTATACTATAAATGATACAGGTGTTGTATATTTTGGAAAGAAAGCAGGAAGTAGACCATTTGCAGATTTAATATGGCATAAATCTAGAGGAAATCATGGAGCAACAAATTTATATAAAGCAATACAAGAGTCTTGTAATATTTATTTCTACACAATAGGTTCAGGTAACAACTTAATTGGAGGGTCTAGTCCAGGCATAGATATGGGACCTGAGAAAATTTTAGAAACTGCTAAGTTATTTGGATTAAATGAAAAAACAGGTTTATATAAAGAGATAGAAGAACTTGGTGGAACAGTTCCAACAATGGATCAAAAACTTAAATCGATTCAAACTCTGCTAAAATCATATTTAAATAAAAACATGGCAAATGACTTTACAGACATAACTAAGGAAAAAAATCCTGAAGAGTTTGAAAGTAGAGTTGATACGATAGTGAGTTGGGCTGAAGAAGATGAAGCTCCAGGAAGAGTAGAAGTTATAAATAGACTTATAAAAATGAAAGTAAAGGAAGAGAGAGCAGAAGCTTTAGCTGATGATATAGTGTTTGATTATTTAAACCAAGCTAAATGGACTGAGGCAGATACATTCAACCTTGCTATAGGACAAGGTGAAAATGCTTATACTCCTGCTCAAATTGCTAGATATGTAGCAGCTATAGCCAATGGAGGAAATTTAGTAGATTTATCTGTGGTAAAAAAATCTATATCTAGTGATTATAAAGATGTAGAAGAGGGAACGGATGAAGTTAAAAAGATAGATTTTAAAGATAGTGATAATCTAAAAGAGTTAGTAGAAGGTATGAAACGAATGACTACTTTAAGTAGTGCGAAGAGTATATTTGATACATTACCAGTATCTGTTGCAGCTAAAACAGGTACAGCTGAAAAAAGTGGAAAAATACCAACTGCAAATGAAGAAGAATATTTATTAAGTCATATGGACTCTTATGGTGTCTCTAAGGAAGAAGCTGTAAGCCTTTCTAATAAGTTGATAAAAGAAAGAGAAGAAGAACTTTCTAAAGAGAGAGAATTAGAAATAAAAGAAAAATTAAAAGATAAAGAGCTAGATGAAAAAGAAAGAAAAGAATTAGAAGATGAATTAGCTGAAGGAGTAAGTGTTAAATTAGAAGATACTGACAAAGTTAAATCATCTTACCTAAGAAAAGCAATTAAAGAATTGAATCCAAAGATAACAGATGATGATATAGATCAATTTAAATCTAGTTATGATCCTTTTGCATGGAGTGTCGCTTTTGCTCCTGCAGATGATCCAGAAATAGCAGTTGTAGTTATGATACCTCAAGGAGCTACAAGTACATATGCTTTATTACCAGTAAGAGAAGTAATAGGTGCGTATATGGGATTAAATAAAGACACAAATAAAACTGAAACAAATGAAGAAAATACAGAAGAAAAAAATGGTATTTTAGAAGATAAGGATATAAATTTTGGTTCACAAATTAAAAATTAA
- a CDS encoding septum site-determining protein MinC, with product MSLRNFTPKELVEFKGNKRGIILNITKVAPFDEIRNGIIDRLETSVGFFNGAKICAINCDYLSDIQILELKHDITSRFDIEFVEDEAQLELSNFQTKYVSNLRSGENIDFDGDVVVMKDMKPGSQINSKGNTVVMGDINSGARVVAGGNVIVMGSVTGFIHAGALGNENAYVVANHLNPKILQIANNIAEAPDDDDVYEKEKEISPEIAFVSKGRIVIESYSSKTIK from the coding sequence ATGTCTTTGAGAAATTTTACTCCTAAAGAATTAGTTGAATTCAAAGGAAATAAAAGAGGGATAATTTTAAATATTACAAAAGTAGCACCTTTTGATGAAATAAGAAACGGCATAATTGATAGGCTAGAGACTTCGGTAGGTTTTTTTAATGGAGCAAAAATTTGTGCCATTAACTGTGATTACTTAAGTGATATACAAATACTAGAATTAAAACATGATATTACATCTAGATTTGATATTGAATTTGTAGAAGATGAAGCACAATTAGAACTTAGTAATTTTCAGACTAAATATGTAAGCAATTTAAGATCTGGTGAAAATATTGATTTTGATGGTGATGTAGTTGTAATGAAAGATATGAAGCCGGGTTCTCAAATTAATTCAAAAGGAAATACAGTTGTCATGGGGGATATTAATTCTGGAGCTAGGGTTGTAGCAGGAGGCAATGTAATAGTGATGGGAAGTGTAACTGGATTTATACATGCGGGTGCATTAGGTAATGAAAATGCATATGTAGTTGCAAACCATTTAAATCCTAAAATACTTCAGATTGCAAATAATATTGCTGAAGCACCTGACGATGATGACGTTTATGAAAAAGAAAAAGAAATTAGTCCAGAAATAGCCTTCGTAAGTAAAGGTAGGATAGTGATAGAAAGTTACTCATCCAAAACAATAAAATAA
- the minD gene encoding septum site-determining protein MinD encodes MSEVIVITSGKGGVGKTTTAANLGTALSLENKKTVIVDADIGLRNLDVVMGLENRIVYDIVDVVEGTCRLKQALIKDKRFDNLYLLPAAQTRDKNALSVEQMSDLCEKLKESFDYILIDCPAGIEQGFKNAIAGATRAIVVTNPEVSAVRDADRIIGLLEANEIKDIRLVINRIRHDMVRRGDMMDKQDILEILAIDLLGLVPDDESIIVSTNKGEPAILDQKSLAGQAYKNIARRILGEDVPLLEIENENTFFNKIKKMFGMAR; translated from the coding sequence ATGAGCGAAGTTATAGTTATAACATCAGGTAAAGGTGGAGTTGGAAAAACTACTACCGCAGCAAACCTAGGAACTGCTCTAAGTTTAGAAAATAAAAAAACTGTTATTGTTGATGCAGATATTGGACTTAGAAACTTAGATGTAGTTATGGGTCTTGAAAACAGAATAGTATATGATATAGTTGATGTTGTAGAAGGTACTTGTAGATTAAAGCAAGCTTTAATTAAAGATAAAAGATTTGATAATTTATACTTATTACCTGCAGCCCAAACAAGAGATAAGAATGCATTATCAGTAGAGCAAATGTCAGATTTATGTGAAAAACTTAAAGAGTCATTTGATTATATACTTATAGATTGTCCTGCTGGTATAGAGCAAGGTTTTAAAAATGCTATAGCAGGAGCAACAAGAGCTATAGTGGTTACAAATCCAGAGGTATCTGCTGTTAGAGATGCTGATAGAATAATAGGATTATTAGAAGCAAATGAAATAAAAGATATAAGATTAGTTATAAATAGAATAAGACATGATATGGTTAGACGTGGCGATATGATGGATAAGCAGGATATATTAGAGATACTTGCTATAGATTTATTAGGATTAGTTCCTGATGATGAGAGTATAATAGTTTCAACTAATAAAGGAGAACCAGCAATACTTGATCAAAAATCTTTGGCTGGGCAAGCTTATAAAAATATAGCTAGAAGAATATTAGGTGAAGATGTACCTTTGTTAGAAATAGAAAATGAAAATACATTTTTCAATAAAATTAAGAAAATGTTTGGTATGGCAAGATAG
- the minE gene encoding cell division topological specificity factor MinE, with amino-acid sequence MLDIFKVFSNESKTSKSVAKERLKLVLVHDRVDCSPQLLDMIKDDILKVIANYAEIEENGLEIKMSKSRGENDDMPVSALVANIPLKNIKERRI; translated from the coding sequence ATGTTAGATATATTTAAAGTTTTCTCTAATGAGTCTAAAACTAGTAAATCAGTTGCCAAAGAAAGATTAAAATTAGTTTTAGTTCATGATAGAGTGGATTGCTCTCCTCAACTTTTGGATATGATAAAAGATGATATTCTAAAGGTTATAGCAAACTATGCAGAAATAGAAGAAAATGGTTTAGAAATAAAAATGTCTAAATCAAGAGGTGAAAATGATGATATGCCAGTATCTGCATTAGTGGCTAATATACCATTAAAAAACATAAAAGAGAGAAGAATATAA
- the rodA gene encoding rod shape-determining protein RodA, whose amino-acid sequence MGAYKNTIKLIKELDWKLIFTVLLIFSFGILILSSATHANDTGNYSQLYKQGLAFLLGIGMIILILLFDYNFLGKYYKGLYLISLLLLVVVLIPGLGQNRGGAVSWLKLGPLDFQTSELVKLTFILSYAKIVESKKGKLNNLKEIMPLVIYAFPFIGLLFAQPDLGTAIVFCCIIAAMLFTAGLDIKLIKRTIIIGLVSLPIMYMMMASHQKERIEAFLHPDDPSYKGNYQVIQSLIAIGSGGFTGKGLYEGSQSQNDFLPVQDSDFIFAVIGEELGVLGMTLVIALYVIFLLRMLSIAREAKDFYGTLIVVGVMGMFAYQIIQNIGMTVALIPVTGVTLPFISYGGSSLLTSLANLGLVLNVCMRKKKINF is encoded by the coding sequence TTGGGCGCATATAAGAATACAATAAAACTAATAAAAGAATTAGACTGGAAATTGATTTTTACTGTTTTATTAATATTTTCTTTTGGTATACTTATACTTAGTAGTGCAACTCATGCAAATGATACAGGGAATTATAGCCAATTATATAAGCAAGGTTTGGCGTTTTTGCTAGGTATTGGTATGATAATTTTAATACTACTTTTTGATTATAATTTCTTAGGTAAATATTATAAAGGGCTTTATTTAATTAGTTTGTTACTATTAGTAGTAGTACTAATACCAGGTTTGGGACAAAACAGAGGTGGAGCTGTATCATGGCTTAAGTTAGGTCCTTTAGATTTTCAAACATCAGAGCTTGTTAAGCTGACATTTATACTTAGTTATGCTAAAATAGTAGAGTCTAAAAAAGGGAAGCTAAATAACTTAAAAGAGATAATGCCTTTAGTAATTTATGCATTTCCTTTTATAGGTTTATTATTTGCACAGCCAGACTTAGGTACTGCTATAGTATTTTGTTGTATAATAGCAGCTATGCTTTTTACAGCAGGACTTGATATAAAGCTTATAAAAAGAACTATAATAATAGGTCTTGTTTCTTTGCCTATTATGTATATGATGATGGCAAGTCATCAAAAAGAAAGAATAGAGGCCTTTTTACATCCAGATGATCCTAGCTATAAAGGGAACTATCAAGTTATACAGTCTTTAATAGCAATAGGATCAGGTGGTTTTACAGGTAAAGGTCTATATGAAGGAAGTCAAAGTCAAAATGACTTTTTACCTGTACAAGATAGTGATTTTATATTTGCTGTTATAGGTGAAGAGTTAGGTGTTTTGGGTATGACCTTAGTTATAGCTTTATATGTAATTTTCTTGCTTAGAATGTTATCTATAGCACGGGAAGCAAAGGATTTTTATGGAACATTAATTGTAGTAGGAGTAATGGGGATGTTTGCATATCAAATTATTCAAAATATAGGTATGACAGTTGCTTTAATTCCTGTTACAGGAGTAACATTACCATTTATAAGTTATGGAGGTAGTTCATTATTAACCTCATTAGCAAACTTAGGATTAGTTTTAAATGTATGTATGAGAAAGAAAAAAATAAACTTTTAG
- the mgsA gene encoding methylglyoxal synthase, which yields MNIALVAHDEMKNTMIGFCIAYENILKKYGLYATGTTGKKIMDETELKIKRLASGPLGGDQQIGSLIVTQDIDLVIFLRDPLTSQAHEPDIQALVRLCDVYNVPVATNLASAEIFIKALDRGELSWREVRKTTSQRV from the coding sequence ATGAATATTGCATTAGTAGCGCATGATGAAATGAAGAATACAATGATAGGATTTTGTATAGCATATGAAAATATACTTAAGAAGTATGGCTTATATGCTACTGGAACTACAGGAAAGAAAATAATGGATGAAACAGAACTTAAAATTAAAAGACTTGCATCTGGTCCACTAGGTGGTGATCAGCAAATAGGGTCATTAATAGTAACTCAAGATATAGATTTAGTTATTTTCTTAAGAGATCCACTTACATCTCAAGCACATGAACCAGATATACAAGCTTTAGTTAGACTTTGTGATGTTTATAATGTACCTGTTGCTACAAATTTAGCTTCTGCTGAGATATTTATAAAAGCACTTGATAGAGGAGAATTATCTTGGAGAGAAGTTAGAAAAACTACTAGTCAAAGAGTTTAA
- a CDS encoding FprA family A-type flavoprotein: MSKVFEVKEDIYFTGVVDKDLEVFDIIMETEFGTTYNSYIIKDEKTVLFDTVKPNFKDEFINNISEITDIKDIDYVVIHHTEPDHAGSLKYILDINPNIEVYCTKAAKLYLDEQINRPFKCHVIKDGETLNIGKRTLKFIVAPFLHWADTMFTYVEESKTLFTCDAFGCHFASVDADCVESKDYLKSARHYFDCIVKPFSKHVLSAVNKVVDLGIEFDTILTSHGPMLTKDPMAAVKRYVEWSTETVEHTNQNQVAVFYLSAYTNTLAMAKKIEEGLLAEGAKAKLYDLEELSLQEMHDAVVMSKVILLGSPTINKTMVKPMWDLFSVIDPMANQGKIAGVFGSYGWSGEGISMAENNLKAMMFKMPVPTLKKKFFPCENTLSECVEFGKEFAKLVK, encoded by the coding sequence ATGAGTAAAGTATTTGAAGTAAAAGAAGATATCTACTTTACAGGAGTTGTAGACAAAGATTTAGAGGTTTTTGATATAATAATGGAGACTGAATTTGGTACAACTTATAATTCTTATATAATAAAAGATGAGAAGACTGTTTTATTCGATACAGTTAAACCAAATTTTAAAGATGAATTTATAAATAACATATCAGAAATCACTGATATTAAAGATATAGACTATGTAGTAATACATCATACTGAGCCAGATCACGCTGGTAGTTTAAAATATATATTAGATATAAATCCTAATATCGAAGTATATTGTACAAAGGCTGCAAAGCTATACTTAGATGAACAAATAAACAGACCATTTAAATGTCACGTGATAAAAGATGGAGAGACTTTAAATATAGGTAAAAGAACTTTAAAATTCATAGTTGCACCATTCTTACACTGGGCAGATACAATGTTCACTTATGTTGAAGAGTCTAAAACATTATTTACATGTGATGCTTTTGGATGTCACTTCGCAAGCGTTGATGCTGACTGTGTAGAAAGTAAAGATTACTTAAAGTCTGCTAGACATTACTTCGATTGTATAGTTAAGCCATTCTCTAAACATGTTTTAAGTGCTGTAAATAAGGTTGTTGACTTAGGAATAGAATTTGATACAATTCTTACTTCTCATGGTCCAATGCTTACTAAAGACCCTATGGCTGCAGTTAAAAGATATGTAGAATGGTCAACAGAAACAGTTGAGCATACTAACCAAAACCAAGTTGCAGTGTTCTATTTATCTGCATATACTAATACTTTAGCTATGGCTAAAAAAATAGAAGAAGGTTTACTTGCAGAAGGTGCAAAAGCTAAATTATATGACTTAGAAGAGTTAAGCCTTCAAGAAATGCACGATGCAGTAGTTATGTCAAAAGTAATACTTTTAGGATCTCCAACAATAAACAAAACTATGGTTAAACCAATGTGGGATTTATTCTCTGTTATTGACCCTATGGCTAACCAAGGTAAAATAGCAGGTGTATTCGGTTCATATGGATGGAGTGGAGAAGGTATATCAATGGCTGAAAATAATTTAAAAGCTATGATGTTCAAGATGCCAGTTCCAACACTTAAGAAGAAATTCTTCCCATGTGAAAATACACTATCTGAATGTGTAGAATTCGGTAAAGAATTTGCTAAATTAGTTAAATAA
- a CDS encoding TIGR03960 family B12-binding radical SAM protein encodes MNKVDLRRILKKVEKPARYLGNEVNSIHKDTSNPNLIRYAHCFPDLYEVGMSHLGSHILYHVINKDEDVFCERVYSPAVDMENIMREKNIPMFALESREPITNFDFVTFTLQYELSYTNILNILDLANIPLLREDRKLDDPFILVGGPCAYNVEPLADFVDIVILGEGEEVNLEVINAYKEWKQNKTTREDFLLKVAKIEGVYIPSFYDVIYNEDGTVKEVLPNREGVPAKVRKRIIRDVETVDYPDRLIVPYIDTVHNRVVLELFRGCTRGCRFCQAGMIYRPIREKSVDRLKEIVEKLVKNTGYDEISLSSLSTSDYSQLRELTDFLVDEYTPQNVGISLPSLRLDNFSMEIAEKIQQVRKSGLTFAPEAGTQRLRDVINKGVSEEDLKNATRKAFEMGWNSVKLYFMIGLPTETYDDLDGIANLAYDVIDTYRDVNGGKLRRSFSVTVSTSTFVPKPFTPFQWHGQDYTEEVVEKQRHLVKKLKNKDIKYNYHDSKTSLMEAVIARGDRRIGKVILDAFKAGAKFDGWSEYFNLDTWKEAMENNNLDIAFYANRERNYEEVFPWDHIDVGVTKKFLIRENEKAREDKISPDCRHKCHGCGINVNDITRGLC; translated from the coding sequence ATGAATAAAGTAGACTTAAGAAGAATTTTAAAAAAGGTTGAAAAACCTGCTAGATATCTTGGAAATGAAGTAAACTCTATACATAAAGATACGAGTAATCCAAACTTAATAAGATATGCTCATTGCTTTCCTGATCTTTATGAAGTAGGGATGAGCCACTTAGGTAGTCATATCCTTTATCACGTAATAAATAAAGATGAAGATGTATTTTGTGAAAGAGTATATTCTCCAGCTGTAGATATGGAAAATATAATGAGAGAAAAAAATATACCAATGTTTGCATTAGAATCAAGAGAGCCTATAACTAACTTTGATTTTGTAACATTTACATTGCAATATGAACTTTCGTATACAAATATTTTAAATATATTAGATTTAGCGAACATACCACTACTTAGAGAAGATAGAAAATTAGATGATCCATTTATATTAGTAGGAGGTCCTTGTGCATATAACGTAGAACCTCTAGCTGACTTTGTTGATATAGTAATTTTAGGAGAGGGCGAAGAGGTTAACTTAGAAGTTATAAATGCATATAAGGAGTGGAAGCAAAATAAAACTACTAGAGAAGATTTCTTATTAAAAGTAGCCAAAATAGAAGGAGTTTATATACCAAGCTTCTATGATGTTATATATAATGAAGATGGAACAGTTAAAGAAGTACTACCTAACAGAGAAGGTGTTCCAGCTAAGGTTAGAAAAAGAATAATAAGGGATGTAGAAACTGTAGATTATCCAGATAGACTTATAGTTCCTTATATAGATACAGTACACAATAGAGTAGTTTTAGAATTATTCAGAGGATGTACAAGAGGATGTAGATTCTGCCAAGCAGGTATGATATACAGACCAATAAGAGAGAAAAGTGTAGATAGATTAAAAGAAATAGTTGAAAAGTTAGTTAAAAATACTGGATATGATGAAATATCACTATCTTCACTAAGTACAAGTGATTATAGTCAATTAAGAGAATTAACAGATTTCTTAGTTGATGAATATACTCCACAAAATGTAGGTATATCACTTCCATCACTTAGACTTGACAACTTCTCTATGGAAATAGCAGAAAAAATACAACAAGTAAGAAAATCAGGACTTACATTTGCACCAGAAGCAGGAACTCAAAGATTAAGAGATGTTATAAATAAGGGTGTAAGTGAGGAAGACTTAAAAAATGCTACTAGAAAAGCATTTGAAATGGGATGGAATAGTGTTAAGTTATACTTCATGATAGGTCTTCCAACAGAAACTTATGATGATTTAGATGGTATAGCAAACCTTGCATATGATGTTATAGATACTTATAGAGATGTTAATGGTGGAAAACTAAGAAGAAGTTTCTCAGTAACAGTAAGTACATCTACATTTGTACCAAAACCATTTACGCCATTCCAATGGCATGGACAGGACTACACAGAAGAAGTAGTAGAGAAACAAAGACATTTAGTTAAAAAATTAAAAAATAAAGATATAAAATATAACTACCACGATTCTAAGACTAGTTTAATGGAAGCTGTTATTGCAAGAGGAGATAGAAGAATAGGTAAGGTTATATTAGATGCATTTAAAGCTGGTGCTAAGTTTGACGGATGGTCAGAGTACTTTAACTTAGATACATGGAAAGAAGCTATGGAAAATAATAATCTTGATATAGCATTCTATGCTAATAGAGAAAGAAATTACGAAGAAGTATTTCCTTGGGATCATATAGATGTAGGAGTTACTAAGAAGTTCTTAATAAGAGAAAATGAAAAAGCAAGAGAGGACAAAATATCTCCAGATTGTAGACACAAGTGTCATGGATGTGGAATAAATGTAAATGACATCACAAGGGGGTTATGTTAA
- a CDS encoding TIGR03936 family radical SAM-associated protein, translating into MSKIIRVKFKKEGDMIYISHLDLQKLLQRAFRRADIELSYSQGYNPHPKMSYGNALALGTESYGEYVDIEIEEEIGVEEFLTRINEELPQGIEFVKAEEIDPKTPSLASTIEYGEYLFNIELETPLSKEFVKSRIADFMNKEEIMITKKNKKGKIVESNIRPMIRFFDILSLEENNLILIATIATGSKANLNTNIFIPKVLEMLDLDMDPLDVDILRRELFVVENDQLVSPM; encoded by the coding sequence ATGAGTAAAATAATAAGAGTAAAATTTAAAAAAGAAGGCGATATGATATACATATCACATCTTGATTTACAAAAACTTTTACAAAGAGCTTTTAGAAGAGCTGATATAGAGTTATCTTATTCTCAAGGATACAACCCTCATCCAAAGATGAGTTATGGAAATGCATTAGCATTAGGTACTGAAAGTTATGGAGAGTATGTAGATATAGAAATAGAAGAAGAAATAGGCGTAGAAGAGTTCTTAACTAGAATAAATGAAGAATTACCACAAGGTATAGAGTTTGTTAAGGCTGAGGAAATAGATCCTAAAACTCCTTCATTAGCTTCTACAATAGAATATGGAGAATATTTATTTAATATAGAATTAGAAACACCTTTAAGTAAGGAATTTGTGAAATCAAGAATAGCTGATTTTATGAATAAAGAAGAAATAATGATAACTAAGAAAAACAAAAAAGGTAAAATTGTAGAATCTAATATTAGACCTATGATAAGATTCTTTGATATTTTAAGTTTAGAAGAAAACAATCTTATTTTAATAGCTACAATAGCTACGGGATCTAAAGCTAATTTAAATACAAACATATTTATACCAAAAGTATTAGAAATGTTAGACTTAGATATGGATCCACTAGATGTTGATATATTAAGGAGAGAATTATTTGTAGTAGAGAATGATCAGTTAGTTTCTCCTATGTAA